The Ectothiorhodospiraceae bacterium 2226 region CACAGCACGTCGTACCGAGGCCACTCCCTTGTTCATCACCAGTCCATACTCCGCCACCAACGCCCGCAGCTGGTTGCACAGGGCAGTGCGTTCCTTGATGCGCTGCGCCCGCAGGCGATGTAGCGCCTGGATGTCCTGTTGCTCGACGCTCTTGATGCTCACTGCGCGCATCGCCGGCCGGGTCGCGGCCTCCGCTATCGCCCGGGCATCGTTGTAGTCATTCTTGTTGCCCTGCACGTACGGCTTCACGAATTGCGGCGCAATCAGCTTTACCCGGTGACCCAACCGCTGCAGCTCACGTCCCCAATAATGAGCGCCGGCGCAGGCCTCCATCGCCACCCGGCAGGGCTCCAGGTGGGAAAAGTACTTCATGACCTCGCTTCGACGCAGCATCCGCTTGCCAACCTCGTGGTGTGAGGCATCAAAACACACCACATGGAACACGCTCTTTGCCAGGTCCAGCCCGACCGTTGTAATCTTCATGGCGGTCTCCTCTTCTTTCGTTTCGATGGTTGCTTAACATCTCCATCGTGGCGCACATGACGCCGGTTAGAAAGGGGAGGAGACCATCACATCAACCTACGCGGGCTAATCCTAGACACGCAGTCTAAGACCTTCTCAAGATCGGGCGCACCACCGGATCGCGGAGCCTCTGTACTCTTGCGATACTTTGAAAGCGACACGATCACCCGCACCTTCTCAACGGAATCGATCGGAATATCACGGATGACAAACTCCTCCGCATATACCCTATCGCCAGAGCGGGTATAGCCCGAACTGATTACCTTAGGTTCTGTAGCGCGCCCCAATGGCCGCTCGGCCTCGTCCTGAAAACGCCACCCAATCACGAACGTTCTTGGAATCCCACTTTCGCTAGTTACATCTATGCGGTATCCGCTCTTGAGTCCATCAGCTACCCGTGCAACTAGGAAGAAGTCGCCTCCCGCTTCGCCTTTACACAAGAGCCCTTCCTCGCGCGCGAGGTTCTCCTGAACCCAAAGGTCTAATGTTCCCTCACCAGAAACCGTGCCAGAAACCAGCACGACAAGTCCGACAAACAACGCTTTCATGTACATAGTCAAATCCTCGGGGGATCGCTGGCTAGCCGGCGTAGGTTGGGCTGACAAAGGAAGCCCAACACCTCACCGCTCCCCAAAACCACCCCGCTCATCCACCTCGCCCGCGCCCCAATCCTCCGGGACCAACCCACGTTCGATATATCCATGCAGGGTAGCCCGCGTAGCTTGGGCTGACGCAGGAAGCCCAACACCTCACCTCTCACCAAAACCACCCCCGCTCATCTACCTTGCTCCCCCGAATCTGCCGGACCCTCTCTTTGACCTTGTTCATCAACTCGCGCAGCGCATCGACCTGCCGCAACAGCGTGTCCGCGAGCCTCTCCGCCAGATTCACCGTGAAGAAATACGTCCCTCCCGGGTCCCTGGGGCATCGATATCGCATCGTTCAGTTCGCCCTCGTCAAATGTTGGGCTTCATTCGTCAGCCCAACCTACGGGTCCTCACCGCTCACCAAAACCACCCCGTTCATCCACCTCGCCCCCGCCCCAATCCTCCGGGACCATTCCCCGCGCAATATATCCATGCAAGGTAGAATGGGGCCAGTCCGCGGGCCGCCGCACCCAGCCGTGTTTCACCGGGTTGAAATGTACGTAGTCGACGTGTCGTGCCAAGTCGGCCTCATCCCGAATCTGATGCTCCCAATACCGCCGCTGCCAAATGCCGCGCTCGCGTTTGGTCGCGCGGCTGTCGCGGATGCGTTCGCCTCGTTCCAATCGACGCGAAAAACCCCACTTCACCAATGACCACCGCCTCGGACAGTCCGCATCCTCCGGCGGGAGGCGCCAGATTGCGTGCAGATGCTCGGGCAGCACCTCCATCGCCACCAACGAAAACGGATGTCTCTCTTTGACCTTATTTCCCTCGCGCAACGCATCGACATGCCGCACCAATGTGTCGGCGCTTCGATCCGCCAGATCACCGTGACAAAATACGTTCCTCCCGGAGGGCTGGCACGTCGGTAGCGCACGTTCAGTTCGCCCTCTTCAAAATGTTGGGCTTCCTTCGTCAGCCCAACCTACGCGGGCTTGTTCACGCGGCTGTCGCGGATGCGTTCGCATCGTTCCAATCGACGCGAAAAACCCGACTTCACCAATGACCACCGCCTCGGACAGTCCGCATCCTACGGCGGGAGGCGCCAGATTGCGTGCAGATGCTCGGGCAGCACCTCCATCGCCACCAGCGAAAACGGATGTCTCTGTTTGACCTTGTTCAATACCTCGCGCAGGACGTCGACATGCCGAACCAACGTGTCGGTGTTCCGGTCCGCCAGATCACCGTGACGAAATACGTTCCTCCCGGAGGGCTGGCACGTCGGTAGCGCACGTTCAGTTCGCCCTCTTCAAAATGTTGGGCTTCCTTCGTCAGCCCAACTTACGGGTCCTTCTCCATTAGTTCCTTCACGCCGTCGACAAGCGTCTGCCGGGCAAATGCGATGTTAGCGGAAAGATGGATCCGCCCCTTGGCAGACGAAACTCTACCTGCAACTAGGTGCGCTCTCATCTGCTCAAGGAATATGTATGTTTCGGCAAAAAGCTTTGCCTCCGCCCCCGCCGCTTGAAACGCACACGTCTTGCTTCGTTCTTGAAGATCCTCGATCCTTGATAAGTAAGTGCTCGTAAACTCCATGTAGCCCTGCTCGTCGGACACTAGTTCGATTACTGGCAACATCTCATCCCGATAAAGGTGAAAGACGTCATTCGATAGCATGTGGCATTCTTGACCTTCCGCTGGATCTAACGCATCGGCGCCACAAGCAACAAGAGTCGCTATCAAGAGAATAATGCATGGTATGGTCGTTATCGGCTTCATGTGTTCCTCATTGGACCATGTTCCGGTCCATCGTTACCTGCCTTTGCCTAGGTCGTGTTGGTATGGATGCGTCACAGAAGAATGGGACCTGATAACTATCCCTATGTTCGCTCCACCATTCCCACAATTCTCTGGTGTCGTGCTCCTGCCGCTCCCTCTCCTGATCGAGGCACAAGCCCGCGTAGGTTGGGCTGACAAAGGAAGCCCAACATCTCACCGCTCACCAAAGCCACCCCGTTCATCCACCTCACCCGCACCCCAATCTGACGGGACCATTCGCCGAGCGATATACCCGTGCAAGGTAGAGTGCGGCCAGTCCCCGGGCCGCCGCACCCAGCCATGTTTCACCGGGTTGAAATGTACGTAGTCGACGTGTCGTGCCAAGTCGGCCTCATCCCGAATCTGATGCTCCCAATACCGCCGCTGCCAAATGCCGCGCTCGCGTTTGGCAGCGCGGCTGTCGCGGATGCGTTCGTCGCGTTCCAATCGCCGCGAAAAGCCCGCCTTAATCAACGACCACCGTCTCGGATAGTCCGCATCCCCCGCCGGCAGCCGCCAGATGGCGTGCAGGTGTTCGGGCAGCACTACCATCGCCACCAGCGAAAACGGATGTCTCTCTTTGACCTTGTCCATCACCTCGCGCAGGACGTCGAAATGCCGCACCAACGTGTCGGCGCTCCGATCCGCCAGATTCAGCGTAATGAAATACGTTCCTCCCGCAACGCGGTCGCGTCGACAGTGAATCGGTCAGTTCGCCCTATCAAAATTCTGGGCTTCCTTCGTCAGCCCAACTTACGGGGCCTGGCTATGTCTTCTTGTCCATTCCAACACCATCAAGAAAGCCCACCCGAGAGGAAAAACGAACACCGGAACCCAAGCCGCATCAAATGAAGCGGACGGATAGATAACACCTCCAATGAATGAATCAATTGCGCGCCATCCGCAAAACAATATGAAACCCCAACTAGCCCACGAATACCTTCTCGCCTCGGCCAGCCAAGATAACAGACCTCCAATGGCAAAAATCAGAATCGCAGAAAGCATGTAAATCAACGAAACCGGTCCAAAGAGGTTCTCACCGAAAACGTCCGCTAGCCTGCCTTCCGTTACTAGGCGCATGCCAAACGCGAACAAGAAAAGGTTCCAGGCACAATATGAAAGAAATACGTATCTCAAGAGCCAGAACCCCTTAGCGACCGAATCGAGAATAGAACAAACAGGTTGTAGTTATACACAATCGTCTTGCACGCAATCTAATAGCTGTCTTTGCAAAATCGCATTGCATTGCTCCCTCCACCTTCGATAAGAAGGAGGAACGGTGCACATAATATGACATAGCAAGTACGGCACCACATGACCCTCACCGCAGAGCGATATGCATTCGTTTGTGGTCCTATCTATACACTTTCTAAATCCGTCGTTTGCGTCTTGCACGCACTGCATATCAGTTTTCAAACCAAACACATCTACGTGACGAATCGGATTGGCGTTCGCATAAATATAGGTATTACGACCACCTTTCAGACCGATTGGATCACTCTTCAGGTAGCGCCCAAGGCCCGAATCATAGTACCGAAAATAGTTATAATGCAGCCCCGTCTCCGCATCGAAGTACTGCCCCGGAAAGCGCAGATTGTTCGTGATCTGCGCGGTGTCGACCACGGCTTTGCCGAAGGCGTCGTACCGTGCGCTCCACAGCAGCACGCCGCTCGCGGAGGTCACCGCCTGGGGGGTGCCGAGGTGATCGTTGTGGTAGTAGCCCACCACCCCACCCTGGCGGATGAACAGCGGGTCGGTGCCCCAGATGCCGTGGGGCTTCCAGCCGTAGCCGGTGGTGACGCTGCCGGTGGCGTCGAGTTCGGCGACCATTCCCTCTTCGGCGTAGAGGTAGTAGGTGGTGGTGGTGCCGACGGTCTTTTGTACGCGCCGCCCGAAGGGGTCGTAGGCGTAGCTGGCGATCAGGGTGTCGGCCTGGTTGCGCACTTCGATCAGGCGGTTGTCGACGTTGTAGCGGTAGCGGCGCTCACTGCCGGTGTCGGCGTGGGGCTCGCGGATGAGGTTGCCGTTGGCGTCGTACTCGTAGCTGATCGGGCCGCGGCGGGTGAGGCGGTCGGCGTCGTCGTATTCCCAGTCGTGGGGTAGGCCGCTGGCGTCGGTGTAGGCCTGTTCGCTGAGGCGGTTGCCCACGGGGTCGTAGGCGTAGGCGTTCTGTTCGGTCGCGCCGTCCACTTCGGTGAGGCGGTCGAGCGGGTCGTAGCCGTAGGCGTAGGGGCCGCGCAGGGTCTGGCGGCTGAGGATATTGTCGGCCTTGTCGTGGGTGTAGGCGTCCTGCTGCACGGGGTTGGCGGCGGGGTCCAGGCCCTCGATGAGGTGGGGGCGCAGGTAGCCGTCGCGGTCGATGCGCCGCTGGCCGCCGCCGGGAAGCGTTACGCGCGTGGGGGCGCTCCAGCGGTAGGCGTCGACGCTGTAGGTGCCCTGGCCGGGGATGCTGACGCTGGTGAGCTCGCCGTTGGGGTTGTAGCTGTAGGTGAGCGTGATGCCGTCGGGGCCGGTGTAGGTGCGCTTCAATCCGTTGGCGTAGTAGGTGTAGCGGAACCCGGCGGTGAAGGCGCCGTAGTCGACGCTCGCGCCGAGCAGGCGCCCGGCGCCGTCGTGCTGGTATTGGGCGCGGGTGTGGCCGTCGTCGTAGCCGGTGAGGCGGTCGAGGGCGTCGTAGCTGAAGGTGATCTCGCGCTCGGCATCGGCCGCCTCTTCGCCCGGGGTGCCGGCGGCGAAGTGGCGCACGGTGGTGAGGCGGTTGTCGGCGTCGTAGAGGTAGAGGATGCGCTGGCCCTTGGCGTCGCGGGTCTCGATGAGGTTGCCGCTCGGGTCGTAGCGGTGCTCCAGGGCGCTGTCGTCGGGCAGCAGCTCGCGGATCAGGCGGTCGTTGCGGTCGTACTGGTAGCGGCGCAGCACGATGTGGCGCGCGTTGGTGACCTGGGTGAGGTTGTCGCGCGCGTTACTCCTGGATCGCGATCGACGAATGCGCGTTCCGCTGCGATGCGTCGTGCGTGAGGAGGGACGGATGGCAACGGCGCTCATCGGGGGACACCCTCCGCGCACGCGATGCGCACGTTCTCAAAGGCGAGCGTGCCCTGGCGGGTGGCAACAAGGCACCACAGCCACACCCATCCCCTTACGCGCCTTGTCGTGTCCATCACTCCCCCTGGGACGCGCCTATTCACTGCTTGTTGGCGGCGCGTCGAAAAGCGTTATCGTTGTTGTTGCGTGATGCTAAGGCCTGTCCACGTGATACCCGGTGGCCGCTGAGCGTGCGAATCCCTGTAGGTTGGGCTGACGAAGGAAGCCCGACGCCTCACCGCCCGCGCCCCGGTCCTTCCACGCTCGATATAGCTGGTGTAGGTTGGGCTGACGAAGGAAGCCCAACGTCTCACCGCTCACCAAAACCACCCCGCTCATCCACCTCGCCCCCGCCCCAATCCTCCGGGACCATTCCCCGCGCGATATACCCGTGCAAGGTAGAGTGAAGCCAGTCCACGGGCCGCCGCGCCCAGCCGTGTTTCACCGGATTGAAATGTATGTAGTCCACGTGACGCACCAAGTCGGCCTCATCCCAAATCTGGTGTTCCCAATAGCGCCGTTGCCAAATGCCGCGATCGCGTTTGTTCGCGCGGCTGTGACGAATGCGTTCGCCTCGTTCCAATCGACGCGAACAGCCCGCGGAGCCGCCGGATGGCGTGCAGGTGCTCGGGCAGAACCACCATCGCCACCAGCAAAAACGGATGTCGTTCTTTGACCTTGTTCATCACCTCGCGCAGCGTATCGACATGTCGCACCAGCGTGTCGGTGCTCCGATCCGCCAGATTCACCGTGAAGAAGTACGTTCCTCCCGGAACGCTAGCGCGTCGGTAGCGCATCGCTCAGATCGCCCTCTTCAACATGTTGGGCTTCCTTCGTCAGCCCAACCTACGGGTCCTGGGCTTTCATCGTCAGCCCGACCTACGGGGCCTCCGGTCCGCCAGATTCACTGTGAAGAAACACGTTCCTCCCAAACGTTGGCACGTCGGTATCGTATCGTTCAGTAGCCTCCGTGGATGTTGGGCTTCCTTCGTCAGCCCAACCTACGCGGGCTCGCGCAGGACGTCGACATGCCGAACCAACGTGTCGGTGTTCCGGTCCTCCAGATCACCGTGACGAAATACGTTCCGCCCGGCACGCTGGCTCGTCGGTAGCGCACGTTCAGTTCGCCCTCATCAAAATGTTGGGCTTCCTTCGTCAGCCCAACCTACGACGCCTACGACACCTTTCAATATAGGAATGCAAAGAACAGCACCACCCAAACCCCCACACTTAGGACCAAAACGGCGACATTACTCCCGCACTTACCTCCTGCGGCGAGATACGCTTCAAACATGCTTCCTTGAAGCTTTTCGGCCACTATGTACATCAATAGGCTAGCCGCAATCAGATGAAACGGAGCAGGAATCCAATCAAGCCGGACCGAGGTTTCGTACAGGTAAGCCACGGCCGCACCAAGGCCTATTACCAACGATATCCAGCCTTCTTTCACTTTCTTGCTGATGAAATAATTGACCCCCAAGAGGACTACACCAACCACTGGCGTCGCGACGAGCGTCCCAACAGCTATTTGTATCGAAGAGAACATAAGTCAGTAACGCTCCCAGCATCCATAGTCCTCAGCAGGGAAACATCTCTCCTCACAAGCTGTATGCCGCGAATAGACCTCTGCGGCCTTGCATGCATATTTCGCCAGGGGATACTGTTTCGCGAGTCGACAGAGCTGCTTTTCTGCGCCCTTTTCATCTTGCATGCAGGTGGAGTAACACATGTTGTTTCCGTATCGATCGTAATCCCGAAGGGGCTTCCTATCGACGTTTTCGGAGCTTGTGCCATCCAACAGCAAACAATCAGGCGATCCCAAAGCACATTGCGGTTTACGTCGAGCATTGCCGCTCCCATCGTCAATTGTGCATGCAACTCCGGGCGCTACGGTACCGGGGGGACAACTCATCTGTCTCAAGCCGAAAGGATCAAGGCGTGAAAGAGTATTCCCAGCAACATACACATAAGTATTCACCCCACCCTCAAGGCCAATTGGGTCAACCGTAGTGTACCTTCCCGCACTCGGATCATAGTATCGGTGGTAGTTGTAATGCAGCCCCGTCTCCGCATCGAAGTACTGGCCCGGAAAGCGCAGGTTGTTCGTGATCTGCGCGGTTTCGACCGTGGCCTTGCCGAAGGCGTCGTACCGTGCGCTCCACAGCAGCACGCCGCTCGCGGAGATAACGGCCTGGGGGGTGCCGAGGTGGTCGTTGTGGTAGTAACCCACCACCCCGCCCTGGCGGATGAACAGCGGGTCGGTACCCCAGACGCCGTGGGGCTTCCAGCCGTAGCCGGTGGTGACGCTGCCGGTGGCGTCGAGTTCGGCCACCATCCCCTCTTCGGCGTAGAGGTAGTAGGTGGTGGTGGCGCCGACGGTCTTTTGTACGCGCCGCCCGAAGGGGTCGTAGGCGTAGCTGGCGATCAGGGTGTCGGCCTGGTTGCGCACGTCGATCAGGCGGTTGTCGACGTTGTAGCGGTAGCTGCGCTCGGGCGCCGGTGTCGGTGTAGTTCTCCAGCAAAACACTGCGCGACTGAAAACGAAAAAGCCGCAATGCGTCAGGCGCATTGCGGCTTTCGTGTTCGAGATGGCGTCCCCAAGGGGAGTCGAACCCCTGTTACCGCCGTGAAAGGGCGGTGTCCTAGGCCTCTAGACGATGGGGACTGAGATGAATCAGTCTTCCTCACCCCCAAGCTGGGTGAGGACGGTACCGAGCAATAGGGCGAGGAACCCTACGGGTACCAGAGCGAGCCATGGTGCGGCGGCGTCGCCCGAGTTCTGCATGATCATGACGCCGAATCCTACGATCAAGCCGACGGCGACCAGCAGGATCCCGAGATAAACCGTGTAGCGTCCGATGCGAACCATCATGCAGGAGCGTTTAACCGCCCCGTGTTGAATTTGGTGGAGCTAGGCGGGATCGAACCGCCGACCTCTTGCATGCCATGCAAGCGCTCTCCCAGCTGAGCTATAGCCCCGAAAACCGAAGCGCGCATTCTAAGCAGCACCCCCTAGGGTGTCAAGCCGAAGCGCTCGCTTGTTGCTCGGCGAAAGCGACTGCGGCGTCGATGCGCGCGACTACCCGCTCGCGCCCGATCAAGGCGAGCGTGACGTCGATGGGCGGCGACACGGTGTTGCCCGTCATGGCGACGCGCAGCGGCTGCGCGACCTTGCCGAGCTTGAGCTCATGGCGCTCGGCGAACCTGTTGAGCAGGTCGTGAATGGCCTCCGGCGCCCACGGCTCGAGCGTGGCCAGCGCCTCGCGCAACTCGCGCAGCACGGGCACGCAGTCCGCCCCCAGGTGCTTGCGGGCGGCCTTATCGTCGTAGCCGTGCACGTCGCGGTAGAAGTAGACGCTGTTCTGCGCCATCTCCACCAGGGTCTTGGCCCGCTCCTGCTGCGCCTTGATGACGTCCACCAGGGGCGGACCGCCGGCGGCGGGATCGATGTCCAACTTGCCGAGGTGATAGCTCAGGTGCCGCGCGATGTGCGCCGGGTCGCTGGTCTTGATGTAGTGCTGATTGAGCCACAGCAGCTTGCCGGTGTTGAACGCCGAGGCGGAACTGTTGATGTCCTTGATGTCGAACAGGGTCGCCATCTCGTCCAGGCTGAAGATCTCCTGATCGCCGTGGGACCAGCCGAGGCGCACCAGGTAATTCAGCACCGCTTCGGGCAGGAAACCGTCCTCGCGGTACTGCATCACGCTCACCGCGCCGTGACGCTTGGACAGACGCTTGCCGTCGTCGCCGAGGATCATGGGCACATGCGCGTACAGCGGCGGCTCGCCCCCCAGGGCCTTGATGATGTTGATCTGGCGCGGGGTGTTGTTGAGATGATCGTCGCCGCGGATGACGTGGGTGACGCCCATCTCCATGTCGTCCACCACCACGGTGAGATTGTAGGTCGGGGTGCCGTCGGCGCGTGCGATGACCAGGTCGTCCAGCTCGCGGTTGTCGAACACCACCCGGCCGCGCACCTGGTCCTCCACCACGACCTGCCCCGCCTCGGGATTCCTGAAGCGGATCACGTAGGGCGCGTCGGCGTCGGGCGGCACCACACGCACCCGGCACCGCGCGTCGTAGCGCGGCTTCTCCTTGCGCGCCATCTGCTCCTCGCGCATCGCCTCCAGCTCTTCCTTGGAGCAATAGCAGCGATACGCCTTGCCCTCGGCAAGCAGCTGCTCGATGACCGCCTTATAGCGATCGAAGCGCTCGGTCTGGTACAGCGGCCCCTCGTCGTAGTTCAGGCCGAGCCAGGTCATGCCTTCCAGGATCGCGTTCACGGACTCGACCGTGGAGCGCTCGCGGTCGGTGTCCTCGATGCGCAGGATGAAGCGCCCCGCGTGCTTGCGGGCGTACAGCCAGGAGAACAGCGCGGTGCGCGCGCCGCCGATGTGCAGGTAGCCGGTGGGGCTCGGCGCGAAACGGGTGCGGATGGTCATGAGCAAGGATCCCAGCCTAAAAGCCGTTCATTCTACCAGCCGACCGGTACACCTGCCGAGCCACCGTAGCGCGCGCCGCGCCCGCTCGCGGGAAACGGCGGCTCAGGCGGCCTGCTCCATGTCGGGCCGGTACTGCCCGCGCGCCGCGGCGCTGTTGAGCCGCGCCCTGTGCAGAAACGCCTCCTGCGCCTTGGCTACGTTCTCCGCCTTGCCCTGCCAGAGCTGCATCACCGGCTCCTGCAAGGCGCGGGCGTAGGAGAAGCTCAGGTACCAGGGCCGGGACACGCCGGCGGTGTTCATGGCGTTGAGGTTGGCCGTGGCCTGCTCGGGCGTCTGGCCGCCGGAGAGGAAGTTGATGGTCGGCACCGCGGCGGGCACGTTGCGGCGCAGCACCTTCAAGGTCGCGGCGGCCACCTCCTCCGGCGAGGCCTGCTGCCCGCTGGCCTTGCCGGGGATCACCATGCTCGGTTTCAGGACCATGCCCTCCAGCAGCACCTTGTGCCGGTACAGGGCGTGGAATACGGCGTGCTGCACCGCGTCGGTCACTTCGAAGCAGCGCGCCATGTCGTGCTCACCGTCGATCAGCACCTCCGGCTCCACGATGGGCACGATGCCTTGCGACTGACAGGCGGCGGCATAGCGGGCCAACACCTCGGCGTTGGCGCGGATGCCGAGCCGGGTCGGGTTGCTCGGCCCGATGCGGTAGACCTCGCGCCACTTGGCGAAGCGCGCGCCGGCCTGCTTGTACTGGGCGAGACGATCCACTAGGCCGTCCAGGCCCTGCGTGATCGTATCTCCGTCGGCGTTGGGCAGCTCGGCGAGACCCTTGTCCACCTTGATACCCGGCACGATGCCGTTTTCGGCCGCTTTCTGCGGCAGCGGCG contains the following coding sequences:
- a CDS encoding transposase translates to MHCRRDRVAGGTYFITLNLADRSADTLVRHFDVLREVMDKVKERHPFSLVAMVVLPEHLHAIWRLPAGDADYPRRWSLIKAGFSRRLERDERIRDSRAAKRERGIWQRRYWEHQIRDEADLARHVDYVHFNPVKHGWVRRPGDWPHSTLHGYIARRMVPSDWGAGEVDERGGFGER
- a CDS encoding RHS domain-containing protein; this encodes MSAVAIRPSSRTTHRSGTRIRRSRSRSNARDNLTQVTNARHIVLRRYQYDRNDRLIRELLPDDSALEHRYDPSGNLIETRDAKGQRILYLYDADNRLTTVRHFAAGTPGEEAADAEREITFSYDALDRLTGYDDGHTRAQYQHDGAGRLLGASVDYGAFTAGFRYTYYANGLKRTYTGPDGITLTYSYNPNGELTSVSIPGQGTYSVDAYRWSAPTRVTLPGGGQRRIDRDGYLRPHLIEGLDPAANPVQQDAYTHDKADNILSRQTLRGPYAYGYDPLDRLTEVDGATEQNAYAYDPVGNRLSEQAYTDASGLPHDWEYDDADRLTRRGPISYEYDANGNLIREPHADTGSERRYRYNVDNRLIEVRNQADTLIASYAYDPFGRRVQKTVGTTTTYYLYAEEGMVAELDATGSVTTGYGWKPHGIWGTDPLFIRQGGVVGYYHNDHLGTPQAVTSASGVLLWSARYDAFGKAVVDTAQITNNLRFPGQYFDAETGLHYNYFRYYDSGLGRYLKSDPIGLKGGRNTYIYANANPIRHVDVFGLKTDMQCVQDANDGFRKCIDRTTNECISLCGEGHVVPYLLCHIMCTVPPSYRRWREQCNAILQRQLLDCVQDDCV
- a CDS encoding RHS domain-containing protein, with the protein product MRLTHCGFFVFSRAVFCWRTTPTPAPERSYRYNVDNRLIDVRNQADTLIASYAYDPFGRRVQKTVGATTTYYLYAEEGMVAELDATGSVTTGYGWKPHGVWGTDPLFIRQGGVVGYYHNDHLGTPQAVISASGVLLWSARYDAFGKATVETAQITNNLRFPGQYFDAETGLHYNYHRYYDPSAGRYTTVDPIGLEGGVNTYVYVAGNTLSRLDPFGLRQMSCPPGTVAPGVACTIDDGSGNARRKPQCALGSPDCLLLDGTSSENVDRKPLRDYDRYGNNMCYSTCMQDEKGAEKQLCRLAKQYPLAKYACKAAEVYSRHTACEERCFPAEDYGCWERY
- the gltX gene encoding glutamate--tRNA ligase, which translates into the protein MTIRTRFAPSPTGYLHIGGARTALFSWLYARKHAGRFILRIEDTDRERSTVESVNAILEGMTWLGLNYDEGPLYQTERFDRYKAVIEQLLAEGKAYRCYCSKEELEAMREEQMARKEKPRYDARCRVRVVPPDADAPYVIRFRNPEAGQVVVEDQVRGRVVFDNRELDDLVIARADGTPTYNLTVVVDDMEMGVTHVIRGDDHLNNTPRQINIIKALGGEPPLYAHVPMILGDDGKRLSKRHGAVSVMQYREDGFLPEAVLNYLVRLGWSHGDQEIFSLDEMATLFDIKDINSSASAFNTGKLLWLNQHYIKTSDPAHIARHLSYHLGKLDIDPAAGGPPLVDVIKAQQERAKTLVEMAQNSVYFYRDVHGYDDKAARKHLGADCVPVLRELREALATLEPWAPEAIHDLLNRFAERHELKLGKVAQPLRVAMTGNTVSPPIDVTLALIGRERVVARIDAAVAFAEQQASASA
- a CDS encoding fructose-bisphosphate aldolase class I, whose protein sequence is MGIQDELARTIEALTGEGKGILAADESTPTCTKRFQAVGIESTEDSRRAYRELLVSTRGVGEFVAGVILYEETLHQQAADGTPLPQKAAENGIVPGIKVDKGLAELPNADGDTITQGLDGLVDRLAQYKQAGARFAKWREVYRIGPSNPTRLGIRANAEVLARYAAACQSQGIVPIVEPEVLIDGEHDMARCFEVTDAVQHAVFHALYRHKVLLEGMVLKPSMVIPGKASGQQASPEEVAAATLKVLRRNVPAAVPTINFLSGGQTPEQATANLNAMNTAGVSRPWYLSFSYARALQEPVMQLWQGKAENVAKAQEAFLHRARLNSAAARGQYRPDMEQAA